The proteins below come from a single Dendropsophus ebraccatus isolate aDenEbr1 chromosome 15, aDenEbr1.pat, whole genome shotgun sequence genomic window:
- the LOC138774011 gene encoding uncharacterized protein PF3D7_1120000-like — MNGPGFFSSNPYMSYHWVPKPENVESLREESQEQTKKEIKDLKKAKKMAAANPSVSDHCSPIPESVESLREESPEWRKKEIKKMIKHLKKAKKRAKKITKDINEIEAQIQELKEGEKMAAV, encoded by the exons ATGAACGGCCCCGGCTTCTTCAG CAGTAACCCGTACATGAGCTACCACTGGGTCCCGAAACCAGAGAACGTGGAAAGTCTCAG GGAGGAAAGTCAAGAGCAGACGAAGAAGGAGATCAAGGATTTGAAGAAGGCAAAGAAGATGGCGGCCGC TAACCCGTCCGTGAGCGACCACTGTAGCCCGATACCGGAGAGTGTGGAAAGCCTCAG GGAGGAAAGTCCAGAGTGGAGGAAGAAGGAGATCAAGAAGATGATCAAACATCTGAAGAAAGCCAAGAAGAGGGCCAAGAAGATCAC GAAGGACATCAACGAGATAGAAGCCCAGATCCAAGAGCTGAAAGAAGGCGAGAAGATGGCGGCCGTGTAA